From a single Mycolicibacterium moriokaense genomic region:
- the rplW gene encoding 50S ribosomal protein L23, translating to MATVTDPRDIILAPVISEKSYGLIEDNVYTFVVHPDSNKTEIKIAIEKIFKVKVDSVNTLNRQGKRKRTRAGYGKRKNTKRAIVTLAEGSKPIDLFGAPA from the coding sequence ATGGCGACCGTCACTGACCCACGCGACATCATCTTGGCGCCGGTGATCTCCGAGAAGTCCTACGGGCTCATCGAAGACAACGTGTACACGTTCGTCGTTCACCCCGACTCGAACAAGACCGAGATCAAGATCGCGATCGAGAAGATCTTCAAGGTCAAGGTCGACTCGGTGAACACGCTGAACCGGCAGGGCAAGCGCAAGCGCACCCGCGCCGGCTACGGCAAGCGCAAGAACACCAAGCGCGCGATCGTCACGCTGGCCGAGGGCAGCAAGCCGATCGACCTGTTCGGAGCACCGGCGTAA